The Candidatus Melainabacteria bacterium genomic interval ATGCCAAGACTGGCGGCACCGATTACGGCGGAGTCCTTCCCAAGTTGAGCAAATACTACATTGCACTTCGCAGGTCCGGGCAGAGCAGTCTCTCGCAGAACCTTGATTGCAGGCTGAAGCAATGCTTCTCCAATTTCGGCAAGACCACCACCAACTACAATCAAGTCGGGGTCGAGGGCATTTGCCAGGCTCACTAATCCATAACCAAGATACTCACCCGTCTTTTGAACAGCTTGAGCACCAAAACCTGCAGGATTTTTGCAAGCATCACTGACGACATCGTGGCCGGTCACATCACCGGTGTCACCTGACAATTCAATAAAAGTCTGGACCAGACCCGGTCCGCTGCAATACGCCTCGAGTGTTCCTTTTGCGCCACCAGTATCGATGCGCGCGTTCGGATCCATCGACAAAAGGATATGTCCAAATTCTCCGCCACTAAAGTGAGCGCCGTGATGTAACTTTCCGTCAATCAGGAGTGCTCCGCCGACTCCAGTTCCCAGAGCCAGGAACACCACTGTTCCATTCGAGAAAGAGCTGGCCGCACCGAAACGACTCTCTGCTAAAGCGAGCACATTGACATCATTGTCAACAAATGAAGGGAGTGCCAACTCCGCGCTAAATGCTTCAGTAACTTTGATTCCCTTCCATCCGGGTATGACGTCGGTGGCAGAGAACACGATTCCGTGAGTTGGATCGATCTGTCCACCTGCACCAACACCGACGGCTGAAACAGGCACACCTGCAGAATTCAAGACAGTTCTCACCGCTTCTATGGCTGCTCGCAATATCGTAGGACCACCTTCTGTAACAGGAGTAGGTCGCTCATGCCTGGCAATAACTTCACCGTGGGCGGTGACGATTCCCGCCGCTATTTTGGTGCCGCCGATATCAACGCCGATGTAATTCATAATCACCTGGATAATCGAACTAATTCGTAATCGACCTCCGATGCTTAATGCACCGACCGTCGATGTTTTACGTTAGAGACATCGACGTCAAATATGTATAAAACCAACCAGGTTGTTAAGAGACGGAAATTAAAGGTCCAATCAATATAATGCGGCAACGATGAATTCTTCTCGCAGCCACACTTCTCGCTAGATTCGAATTCGCGTTACGAGCGCTTTATCGGTGCAACGCAAGAAGCAATCGAAGAAATGCTTCGGTTTTATATTGCTTTTATGCAGCCTCACCTATTGTTTGACAAGTTAGTTACTTCCCGTGAAGGATTTTAAAATGCCAGCAATTGAAGATTGGAGACCCTCCGAACAACACAGTCCTGAATTGTTAATGGCTCAGGCTGGGGGCAAAGAATCAAAACTTCTTTCAGACTCGATTCGAGACGCATGGACAGTCTGTCCGGATGGAACCGCACAAAAGCTAAAACCTGGTCAGACAAGAGCAGACGCTTGCGGAGATCAAACTTAAGCGTCAAGATTCCAAAAGACGTTTGAATTTTGATGCATCCAAACGGACTTGATGTAAGTCGCGTCGTATTTGTGCGCCGAGATTTTCGTAGCACCTTGCGGCTTCATCGTTCCAGTTGAATACAGCGCCCTGCACTCGGCAGCAACCAAACTGCGAAGCTCTCTTCACGAGTTCTTTTAGCATCAGACTTGCTACTCCCTGTCGGCGATACAAGCGCTCCACAAAGAGATCTTCGCAGTACAAGATTGGCGCTCCGAGTGATCCGGCATACGCATAATAAAAGACCGCCATGCCTACAGGTTGTCCATTTCTGCGCGCTATCAGTGCGGAAAAAACTTTATTGGGACCGAACGCACACCGCCATATCTTTTCGCGCGTTACTTCTATTTCGGCGGCTGATTTGCGCTCAAAGAAAGCAAGCGCAACTGACATCTGATAGAGAATTTCCAGATCGGCTGGAGTGGCATCACAGATAACGATGGGGGCTTGTGCGCGCTCATCTGAAAGGCTGGCGCTCTGCTGACCGTACACGGGAATAGCCATTCCTGGTACCACTGCCATTGACATATACACACTCCTAAAGAAACGAATGTGATGCCGCCCACCACACTCC includes:
- a CDS encoding ROK family protein produces the protein MNYIGVDIGGTKIAAGIVTAHGEVIARHERPTPVTEGGPTILRAAIEAVRTVLNSAGVPVSAVGVGAGGQIDPTHGIVFSATDVIPGWKGIKVTEAFSAELALPSFVDNDVNVLALAESRFGAASSFSNGTVVFLALGTGVGGALLIDGKLHHGAHFSGGEFGHILLSMDPNARIDTGGAKGTLEAYCSGPGLVQTFIELSGDTGDVTGHDVVSDACKNPAGFGAQAVQKTGEYLGYGLVSLANALDPDLIVVGGGLAEIGEALLQPAIKVLRETALPGPAKCNVVFAQLGKDSAVIGAASLGMNERKSIASELCGANMGCI
- a CDS encoding GNAT family N-acetyltransferase, whose translation is MSMAVVPGMAIPVYGQQSASLSDERAQAPIVICDATPADLEILYQMSVALAFFERKSAAEIEVTREKIWRCAFGPNKVFSALIARRNGQPVGMAVFYYAYAGSLGAPILYCEDLFVERLYRRQGVASLMLKELVKRASQFGCCRVQGAVFNWNDEAARCYENLGAQIRRDLHQVRLDASKFKRLLES